The Ranitomeya imitator isolate aRanImi1 chromosome 3, aRanImi1.pri, whole genome shotgun sequence genome has a window encoding:
- the LOC138672784 gene encoding uncharacterized protein yields MAGRKRDPIWVHFVEMPAADLGKKGARAKCKYCQKDIQGLVCRLKSHYENCNQKGNEDVDSDTTNVNEPPQLLMHQEPSTRSNMACAARDNQYLGTTSTKQPKKKLCVQSVEKFILKTTTSQKEHFDELIAKFIFATNSSFRLVEHPLFVQMIEGIRPGYKPPSRFDISGKHLQAVYDIERAACTKYLKDKVVNMSLDGWSNIHNDPIICTCVTTEDGETYLTDTIDTSGNSHTAEYLLEIAKNSIHQCQEQFGCKVRSLVTDNASNVAKMRAELAHEDDTNVITYGCSAHLLHLLAKDLHISGVKEHVVEIVKYFRNNHFAHATYKEMGGLKLVLPQDVRWNTLADCLEMFINNWSKLLSICETHRDKIDANIRSKVLNLGVKRNAEDLLERLKPISIALDKMQKDTATIADATEVWKDLEGSLDRLNLSNNVKVAIQHRKDQALKEEHYLANQYLASHLQREKII; encoded by the exons ATGGCAGGTCGTAAGAGAGACCCTATTTGGGTTCATTTTGTTgagatgccagcagcagatcttggaaAGAAAGGTGCAAGAGCAAAGTGCAAATACTGTCAAAAGGATATCCAAGGACTTGTTTGCCGTTTGAAATCACATTATGAAAACTGCAACCAGAAGGGAAATGAAGATGTTGATAGTGATACAACTAATGTCAATGAACCCCCACAGCTTCTTATGCACCAGGAGCCTAGTACTA GGTCAAATATGGCTTGTGCTGCACGTGACAATCAATATCTGGGTACAACTTCAACAAAGCAGCCCAAAAAAAAACTTTGCGTGCAAAGTGTAGAAAAATTCATCTTAAAGACTACGACGAGCCAGAAAGAACATTTTGATGAATTAATTGCTAAATTCATATTTGCAACCAATTCTTCTTTCCGACTAGTTGAGCACCCATTGTTTGTACAAATGATCGAAGGAATTAGACCAGGCTACAAACCACCAAGTAGATTTGATATCTCAGGAAAACATCTTCAGGCTGTATACGACATAGAAAGAGCGGCTTGTACAAAATATTTGAAAGACAAGGTTGTTAACATGAGCTTGGATGGTTGGAGCAACATCCACAACGACCCCATAATTTGCACTTGTGTCACAACAGAAGATGGTGAAACTTACCTTACAGACACAATCGACACATCTGGAAATTCACATACTGCTGAATATTTACTTGAAATTGCTAAGAACTCAATTCACCAATGCCAAGAACAGTTTGGATGTAAAGTAAGGAGCTTAGTTACTGATAACGCAAGCAATGTGGCAAAAATGCGAGCGGAACTGGCACATGAGGATGACACAAATGTCATTACATACGGTTGTTCTGCCCATTTGTTGCATCTTTTGGCAAAAGACCTGCATATTTCGGGTGTCAAGGAACATGTTGTAGAAATTGTTAAATATTTCCGCAATAATCATTTTGCACATGCAACCTACAAGGAAATGGGAGGACTGAAGTTGGTTctaccacaagatgttagatggaataccttggctgactgcttggaaatgtttattaacaactggtcaaaattactgtccatTTGCGAAACACATCGGGATAAAATTGATGCTAATATACGAAGCAAAGTATTAAATCTTGGTGTGAAGAGAAATGCCGAGGACCTTTTGGAAAGGTTAAAGCCAATATCGATTGCGTTGGATAAAATGCAGAAAGATACTGCAACCATAGCTGATGCCACAGAAGTTTGGAAAGATTTAGAAGGTTCTCTAGATCGCTTGAACCTCTCAAACAATGTAAAGGTTGCAATACAGCACCGCAAGGACCAAGCATTAAAAGAAGAACACTATTTAGCCAATCAATATCTTGCATCCCATCTACAGAGGGAAAAAATTATCTGA